One genomic window of Brienomyrus brachyistius isolate T26 chromosome 16, BBRACH_0.4, whole genome shotgun sequence includes the following:
- the LOC125710050 gene encoding insulin-like growth factor-binding protein 2-A isoform X1: protein MLSYIGCSVLLASLAFPATLIGEVVFRCPSCTAERQAACPKLTETCAEIVREPGCGCCPVCARQEGDLCGVYTPRCSSGLRCYPKPDSELPLEQLVKGLGRCGRKVEAEPLGSVDHPEQSAGEVLDQSVISLTEGSSERRPTKDDPKKNAVRHHRQELKTKMKSNRAEEVKIPPVKLSQCQQELDQVLERISKMPFSENRGPLEDLYSLHIPNCDKRGQYNLKQCKMSVHGQRGECWCVNPHTGRQIPASPMVRGDPNCSQYLGGPETEPPVSPQK, encoded by the exons ATGCTCTCGTACATAGGCTGCAGCGTGCTGCTGGCATCCCTGGCGTTTCCGGCCACCTTGATCGGGGAGGTGGTTTTTCGCTGCCCGAGCTGCACCGCGGAGAGGCAGGCTGCATGCCCGAAGCTCACGGAAACTTGTGCGGAGATCGTGCGGGAGCCCGGCTGCGGCTGCTGTCCAGTCTGCGCCCGACAGGAGGGCGACTTGTGCGGCGTCTACACCCCAAGATGCTCCAGCGGGCTACGCTGTTACCCGAAGCCGGACTCGGAGCtgcccctggagcagctggtgaAAGGTCTCGGACGATGCGGACGCAAAGTGGAGGCAGAGCCCTTGGGAAGTGTTGATCACCCCGAGCAGAGTG CAGGGGAAGTGCTGGACCAATCCGTGATCAGCCTGACGGAGGGCTCATCTGAGAGGAGGCCCACCAAAGACGACCCCAAGAAGAACGCGGTCCGGCACCACCGACAGGAGCTGAAGACCAAAATGAAGTCCAACAGAGCAGAAGAAGTCAAAATTCCCCCTGTAAAGCTG AGCCAATGCCAACAAGAGCTGGACCAGGTTTTGGAGCGCATCTCTAAAATGCCCTTCAGTGAGAACAGGGGCCCCCTGGAAGATCTGTATTCCCTGCATATTCCCAATTGTGACAAGAGGGGGCAGTACAACCTGAAGCAG TGCAAGATGTCGGTGCACGGACAGAGGGGTGAATGCTGGTGTGTCAATCCCCACACCGGACGGCAGATCCCAGCGTCCCCCATGGTGAGAGGGGATCCCAATTGTAGCCAGTACCTTGGAGGGCCGGAAACAGAGCCCCCTGTCTCCCCACAGAAATAG
- the igfbp5b gene encoding insulin-like growth factor-binding protein 5b isoform X2 produces the protein MTVDKPVMPKVPLYAKDPITSKKAQAMRKDKKRQQEKLRSMGHTDYAPLPIDKHEPEFGPCRRKLDGIIQRMKDTSRVMALSLYLPNCDRKGFFKRKQCKPSRGRKRGICWCVDKYGVQLPGTDYSGGDIQCKDLESGSNINE, from the exons ATGACAGTGGACAAGCCCGTCATGCCCAAAGTGCCACTGTACGCCAAAGACCCCATCACAAGCAAGAAGGCGCAGGCCATGCGCAAGGATAAGAAGCGGCAGCAGGAGAAGCTGAGGTCCATGGGTCACACCGACTACGCCCCACTCCCCATCGACAAGCATGAGCCAGAGTTT GGTCCATGCAGAAGAAAACTGGACGGGATCATTCAGAGAATGAAGGACACGTCTCGCGTCATGGCCCTCTCCTTGTACCTTCCTAACTGTGACAGGAAGGGATTCTTCAAACGCAAGCAG TGCAAGCCCTCCCGTGGTCGCAAGCGTGGCATCTGCTGGTGCGTGGACAAGTATGGAGTTCAGCTCCCTGGCACGGACTACAGTGGTGGTGACATCCAAtgcaaagacctggagagtggGAGCAACATCAACGAGTGA
- the LOC125710050 gene encoding insulin-like growth factor-binding protein 2-A isoform X2 → MLSYIGCSVLLASLAFPATLIGEVVFRCPSCTAERQAACPKLTETCAEIVREPGCGCCPVCARQEGDLCGVYTPRCSSGLRCYPKPDSELPLEQLVKGLGRCGRKVEAEPLGSVDHPEQSGEVLDQSVISLTEGSSERRPTKDDPKKNAVRHHRQELKTKMKSNRAEEVKIPPVKLSQCQQELDQVLERISKMPFSENRGPLEDLYSLHIPNCDKRGQYNLKQCKMSVHGQRGECWCVNPHTGRQIPASPMVRGDPNCSQYLGGPETEPPVSPQK, encoded by the exons ATGCTCTCGTACATAGGCTGCAGCGTGCTGCTGGCATCCCTGGCGTTTCCGGCCACCTTGATCGGGGAGGTGGTTTTTCGCTGCCCGAGCTGCACCGCGGAGAGGCAGGCTGCATGCCCGAAGCTCACGGAAACTTGTGCGGAGATCGTGCGGGAGCCCGGCTGCGGCTGCTGTCCAGTCTGCGCCCGACAGGAGGGCGACTTGTGCGGCGTCTACACCCCAAGATGCTCCAGCGGGCTACGCTGTTACCCGAAGCCGGACTCGGAGCtgcccctggagcagctggtgaAAGGTCTCGGACGATGCGGACGCAAAGTGGAGGCAGAGCCCTTGGGAAGTGTTGATCACCCCGAGCAGAGTG GGGAAGTGCTGGACCAATCCGTGATCAGCCTGACGGAGGGCTCATCTGAGAGGAGGCCCACCAAAGACGACCCCAAGAAGAACGCGGTCCGGCACCACCGACAGGAGCTGAAGACCAAAATGAAGTCCAACAGAGCAGAAGAAGTCAAAATTCCCCCTGTAAAGCTG AGCCAATGCCAACAAGAGCTGGACCAGGTTTTGGAGCGCATCTCTAAAATGCCCTTCAGTGAGAACAGGGGCCCCCTGGAAGATCTGTATTCCCTGCATATTCCCAATTGTGACAAGAGGGGGCAGTACAACCTGAAGCAG TGCAAGATGTCGGTGCACGGACAGAGGGGTGAATGCTGGTGTGTCAATCCCCACACCGGACGGCAGATCCCAGCGTCCCCCATGGTGAGAGGGGATCCCAATTGTAGCCAGTACCTTGGAGGGCCGGAAACAGAGCCCCCTGTCTCCCCACAGAAATAG